A part of Clostridium novyi genomic DNA contains:
- a CDS encoding FRG domain-containing protein produces MNEIRINNFQQFHNALAKYKNNTEWIFRGQGKVSWKLVPKAGRYPYSNANDKEFFLAWKRRATEFIDIEKYDDGNLLAIAQHYGFATRLLDWTHNPLIAGYFAVNKYYDSDAVIYAYLNNKSIFAQDNDLFSHRGIHKFIPNGDIQRIVRQCAIFTVHGPATISLDENIDNNCSLEKIIIDKNYRRELLFDLSYYGVNRLYLFPDLDGLSVYMNWHMENENS; encoded by the coding sequence ATGAATGAGATTAGAATAAATAATTTTCAACAATTTCATAATGCATTGGCTAAATATAAAAATAATACAGAGTGGATATTTAGAGGACAAGGAAAAGTTTCTTGGAAGTTAGTACCTAAAGCAGGAAGGTATCCTTATAGTAATGCTAATGATAAAGAATTTTTTTTAGCATGGAAAAGAAGAGCAACAGAATTTATAGATATAGAAAAATATGATGATGGGAATTTACTTGCTATAGCTCAGCATTATGGTTTTGCAACTAGATTATTAGATTGGACACATAATCCTTTAATTGCAGGATACTTTGCAGTTAATAAATATTATGATTCAGATGCAGTAATATATGCATATTTAAATAATAAGTCTATTTTTGCACAAGATAATGACTTATTTAGTCATAGAGGAATACATAAGTTTATTCCAAATGGAGATATACAAAGAATAGTTAGACAATGTGCAATTTTTACTGTGCATGGACCAGCTACTATATCTTTGGATGAAAATATTGATAATAATTGTTCCTTGGAAAAAATTATAATTGATAAAAATTATAGAAGAGAACTGTTATTTGATTTATCCTATTATGGAGTTAATAGATTGTATTTATTTCCTGACTTAGATGGATTAAGTGTATATATGAATTGGCATATGGAAAATGAAAATTCATAA
- a CDS encoding M18 family aminopeptidase, with amino-acid sequence MGKKIEFANKLLDFIYESPTAFHAVENVKNILVKNGFKELKECDKWCIKKGEKYYTTKNDSAIVAFVVGEGAIEENGFKIIGAHTDSPSFRIKPNPEMISEESYIKLNTEVYGGPILNTWLDRPLSIAGRVTLKSENVLFPKTKLINIKKPIMIIPNLAIHMNRNINQGIELNKQVDTLPILGLINEEFEKNNYLLKIIGKELNIDYKDIIDFDLFLYEYEKGSIIGINNEFISSGRLDDLESVHSGVEALVNSCNSSATNVLVCFDNEEVGSSTKQGADSNMLANTLERIVLSLSGNREEFLRALSKSFIISSDSAHAVHPNKGEKCDPTNRPKLNKGPAIKIAASQSYTSDSNSASVFKALCQKAEVPVQEFVNRSDERGGSTIGPISSTHLNIRSVDIGTPLLAMHSIRELCGVDDHYYSMKVFKEFYSL; translated from the coding sequence ATGGGAAAAAAAATAGAGTTTGCAAATAAACTTTTGGATTTTATATATGAAAGTCCAACAGCTTTTCATGCAGTTGAAAATGTAAAAAATATACTTGTTAAAAATGGATTTAAAGAATTAAAAGAATGTGATAAGTGGTGTATTAAAAAAGGTGAAAAATATTATACAACTAAAAATGATTCTGCTATAGTGGCATTTGTAGTTGGAGAAGGAGCAATTGAAGAAAATGGTTTTAAAATAATAGGGGCACATACAGATTCACCTAGTTTTAGAATTAAACCAAATCCTGAGATGATTTCAGAAGAAAGTTATATAAAACTTAATACAGAAGTATATGGAGGACCAATTTTAAATACTTGGCTTGATAGACCATTATCTATTGCTGGTAGAGTAACCTTAAAAAGTGAAAATGTACTATTCCCTAAAACAAAACTTATTAATATTAAAAAACCAATAATGATAATACCTAATTTAGCAATACACATGAATAGAAATATAAATCAAGGAATAGAATTAAACAAGCAAGTAGATACTTTACCAATTTTAGGGCTTATAAATGAAGAATTTGAAAAAAATAATTATTTATTAAAAATAATAGGTAAAGAGTTAAATATAGATTATAAAGATATTATTGATTTTGATTTATTTTTATATGAATATGAAAAAGGAAGTATTATTGGAATAAATAATGAATTTATATCATCTGGAAGATTAGATGACTTAGAATCAGTACATTCAGGAGTAGAGGCTTTAGTTAATTCTTGTAATTCAAGTGCAACTAATGTTTTAGTATGCTTTGATAATGAGGAAGTTGGAAGCTCAACAAAACAAGGAGCAGATTCTAATATGCTTGCTAATACTTTGGAAAGAATAGTATTATCTTTAAGCGGCAATAGAGAGGAATTTTTAAGAGCATTATCAAAATCATTTATAATATCATCGGACTCTGCACATGCAGTTCATCCTAATAAGGGTGAAAAGTGTGATCCTACTAATAGACCTAAATTAAATAAAGGACCAGCAATCAAAATCGCAGCTAGTCAAAGTTATACATCTGATAGCAATTCAGCTTCAGTATTTAAAGCTTTATGTCAAAAAGCGGAAGTTCCAGTACAAGAATTTGTTAATCGTTCTGATGAGAGAGGGGGATCTACTATAGGACCAATATCTTCAACTCACTTAAATATACGTTCTGTTGATATTGGTACGCCACTTTTAGCAATGCATTCTATAAGAGAATTATGTGGTGTTGATGATCATTACTATAGTATGAAAGTTTTTAAGGAATTTTACAGCTTATAA
- a CDS encoding peptidoglycan-binding protein, which produces MKSKKIMSLVLAAGMVLGSGSVSTIKAYADTTNNKILVTQTNQKELQKKACNLIKIIENNPSAKDVKEARKLISQLNDTAFRNSYKFLVDFYTNKNLDKGISPIDVIVNACKNSKNIQSSDSTTNFNMNLQGNNLSNEEKEILNSIIPIINSMDISVDIKMNSAENNKKIKLSGVIHFKNSLIKIDSKIWIDMDVTKSTPDIKYIIEIPEGLKAFLPSNLANKKYFVFDMVNLLKDPKVAKDKDLIDINKQIQLSTMLQDKFINAFEDFIKIADANYDIVSPINKDKLNCNSLKNIKSAYEINLNNDKLMKVVKLGLHDKNISSTFWDCVYKVAELEGDNSNEKITDKQKTELIKAFEEGLDKFNKAVQCNIKSIVGIDEKGYSCYSKVTVNMVIDAKEISKMFGVKEMPNTNSKYEVTVNCDCNMSDINNNVKVAEKPEISKENSVDFSEILMDNNQA; this is translated from the coding sequence ATGAAAAGTAAAAAAATAATGTCTTTAGTTCTAGCAGCTGGAATGGTTTTAGGTAGTGGGAGTGTTTCAACTATTAAGGCGTACGCAGATACTACAAATAATAAAATATTAGTTACTCAAACAAATCAAAAAGAATTACAGAAAAAAGCATGTAATTTAATAAAGATTATAGAAAATAATCCAAGTGCAAAGGATGTTAAAGAAGCTAGAAAGTTAATATCTCAATTAAATGATACAGCATTTAGAAATTCATATAAATTTCTTGTAGATTTTTATACTAATAAAAATTTAGATAAGGGAATTTCTCCAATTGATGTAATTGTAAATGCTTGTAAGAATAGTAAAAATATTCAGTCATCAGATTCTACTACTAATTTCAATATGAATTTACAAGGAAATAATTTATCAAATGAAGAAAAAGAAATTCTTAATAGCATAATTCCAATTATAAATTCAATGGATATATCAGTAGATATTAAAATGAATTCTGCTGAAAATAATAAAAAAATTAAATTAAGTGGGGTTATTCATTTTAAAAACTCTTTGATAAAAATAGATTCTAAAATATGGATAGATATGGATGTTACAAAGTCTACTCCAGATATAAAGTATATTATAGAAATTCCAGAAGGATTAAAAGCATTTTTACCAAGCAACCTTGCAAATAAAAAATATTTTGTATTCGATATGGTAAATTTATTAAAAGATCCTAAGGTTGCTAAAGATAAAGATTTAATAGATATAAACAAACAAATTCAATTATCAACAATGCTTCAAGATAAATTTATTAATGCTTTTGAAGATTTTATTAAAATAGCAGATGCTAATTATGATATAGTTTCTCCAATAAATAAGGATAAGTTAAATTGTAATTCTTTAAAAAATATAAAAAGTGCTTATGAGATTAATTTAAACAATGATAAATTAATGAAAGTAGTTAAATTAGGATTACATGATAAAAATATATCATCTACATTTTGGGATTGTGTTTATAAAGTAGCTGAATTGGAAGGTGATAATTCTAATGAAAAAATTACTGATAAACAAAAAACAGAGTTAATAAAAGCATTTGAAGAAGGGTTAGATAAATTTAATAAAGCTGTTCAATGTAACATAAAGAGTATAGTAGGCATTGATGAAAAAGGATATAGTTGTTACAGTAAAGTTACTGTTAATATGGTTATAGATGCAAAAGAAATATCAAAAATGTTTGGAGTAAAAGAAATGCCAAATACAAATTCTAAATATGAAGTAACAGTTAATTGTGATTGTAATATGAGTGATATAAACAATAATGTAAAAGTAGCAGAAAAGCCAGAGATATCTAAAGAAAATTCTGTGGATTTTTCAGAAATTTTAATGGATAATAATCAAGCTTAA
- a CDS encoding cation diffusion facilitator family transporter → MLSKFLVSKFINDYKNINNSKVRDTYGYLGGIVGVIVNIFLFFVKLSVGLIVKSIAVTADAFNNLSDALSSVITIVGFKMASKPADKEHPFGHGRIEYLSGLIVAFMVMLVGFQFTKSSFSRITNPEKVYFQPLPFILLIVSIFAKIWLSKFNKYIGVKINSSALQASALDALGDVVTSSTVALSFLLSKWINFPIDGYIGIVVSLFILYSGFSLVKDTINPLLGEAPDSEFIEQLQKDVMSYEKISGVHDIIIHNYGPGRIMGSLHAEVPCDISIVKIHEIIDKAEKELSEKYSMFLVIHMDPINTNDKDINSTKNYVETALKKFPDIISFHDFRMVGEGENKNLIFDIVVKSNFDITANGEDLCEKIDCEIKKLHSNFNSIITIDKSFC, encoded by the coding sequence ATGTTATCTAAATTTTTAGTATCCAAATTTATAAATGATTATAAAAATATAAATAATTCCAAAGTTCGTGATACCTATGGATACTTAGGTGGAATAGTAGGGGTAATTGTTAACATATTTTTATTTTTTGTAAAATTGTCTGTTGGACTTATTGTTAAAAGTATTGCTGTAACTGCAGATGCATTTAATAATTTATCTGATGCATTATCATCTGTAATAACAATAGTTGGCTTTAAAATGGCATCAAAACCAGCAGATAAAGAACATCCTTTTGGTCATGGAAGAATAGAATATCTTTCAGGATTAATAGTTGCCTTTATGGTTATGTTAGTAGGATTTCAATTTACTAAATCATCCTTTAGTAGAATAACTAATCCTGAAAAAGTATATTTTCAACCATTACCCTTTATACTACTGATAGTATCAATTTTTGCTAAAATATGGTTAAGTAAATTTAATAAATATATAGGAGTGAAAATTAATTCTTCTGCTCTTCAAGCATCAGCCTTAGATGCATTAGGTGATGTAGTAACTTCTAGTACTGTAGCCTTATCTTTTCTATTATCTAAATGGATCAATTTTCCTATAGATGGGTATATCGGTATAGTTGTATCTTTATTTATATTATATTCAGGATTTTCTCTTGTAAAAGATACAATAAATCCACTTTTAGGTGAAGCACCGGACTCTGAATTTATAGAACAACTCCAAAAAGATGTAATGTCATATGAAAAAATATCAGGAGTTCATGATATAATAATTCACAATTATGGTCCTGGAAGAATTATGGGTTCTCTTCATGCAGAGGTTCCTTGTGACATATCTATAGTTAAAATTCACGAAATTATTGATAAAGCTGAAAAGGAACTTTCAGAAAAATATAGTATGTTTTTAGTTATACATATGGATCCTATAAATACAAATGATAAAGATATAAATTCTACTAAAAACTATGTAGAAACTGCATTAAAAAAGTTTCCTGATATTATATCATTCCATGATTTTAGAATGGTTGGTGAAGGCGAAAATAAAAATTTAATTTTCGATATAGTTGTAAAATCTAACTTTGATATTACTGCTAATGGAGAAGATTTATGTGAAAAAATAGATTGTGAAATAAAAAAACTTCATTCTAATTTCAATTCCATAATAACAATCGACAAAAGTTTTTGCTAA
- a CDS encoding PRK06851 family protein, whose product MQGKFEHFFPGANTSTGFYSLFHYILPQEFAKRIICIKGGPGTGKSYLMKKVGQYFNEKGYNIEYHHCSSDSDSLDAIVIKKLKIALLDGTAPHIVDPKYPGAIDEILNMGDCWKETGFAAYKNDIIRISKEISKTFSRVYRYFASAKNMHEDWSFYNSKAIDLSSLNILKEQLKDQILQDLEVSSVGYDRHLFATSFTPKGIITYVDSLLEGYKRIYVLEGGPGTQKTDILNYLYKETLKRGLDVNVFHDPFIPERLEHILIPSLNIAVLTSNEINQKKFVGNQIKMEDYLDTNLIEKYSKEIQQSKDNFYFLLNQGLQILASEKPLHDKLEECYTPNMNFNKTEDKFNEIITKILKYEKEYRSKL is encoded by the coding sequence ATGCAAGGTAAATTTGAACACTTTTTCCCAGGTGCAAATACTTCAACAGGATTTTATTCTTTATTTCACTATATATTACCTCAAGAATTTGCAAAGAGAATTATTTGTATAAAAGGTGGTCCTGGTACAGGTAAATCTTATCTTATGAAAAAAGTAGGTCAATATTTTAATGAAAAAGGATATAATATTGAATATCATCATTGTTCTTCCGATAGCGATTCTCTAGATGCTATTGTTATAAAGAAATTAAAAATTGCTCTATTAGATGGAACAGCACCACATATAGTAGATCCTAAATATCCCGGAGCAATAGATGAAATCTTAAATATGGGCGATTGTTGGAAAGAAACTGGTTTTGCAGCCTATAAAAATGACATAATTAGAATAAGCAAAGAAATATCTAAAACCTTCTCTCGCGTTTACAGATATTTCGCTTCTGCGAAAAACATGCATGAGGATTGGAGCTTTTATAATTCAAAGGCAATTGATTTATCAAGTCTTAATATTTTAAAAGAACAACTAAAAGATCAAATACTTCAAGACCTTGAAGTATCTTCTGTTGGGTATGATAGACATTTATTTGCTACAAGTTTTACACCTAAAGGAATTATAACTTATGTTGACTCATTACTAGAGGGTTATAAAAGAATATACGTACTAGAAGGCGGACCTGGTACTCAAAAAACAGATATATTAAATTATTTATATAAAGAAACTTTAAAAAGAGGCCTTGATGTTAATGTATTCCATGATCCATTCATTCCTGAAAGATTAGAACATATATTAATACCATCTTTAAATATTGCAGTATTAACATCTAATGAAATAAATCAAAAAAAATTCGTTGGAAATCAGATTAAAATGGAAGATTACTTAGATACTAACCTTATAGAAAAATACTCTAAAGAAATACAACAATCTAAAGATAACTTTTATTTCTTATTAAATCAAGGTCTACAAATTCTAGCTTCTGAAAAACCTCTTCATGATAAACTAGAAGAATGTTATACTCCAAATATGAATTTCAACAAAACTGAAGATAAATTTAATGAAATTATAACTAAAATATTAAAATATGAAAAAGAATATAGATCAAAACTATAA
- a CDS encoding MATE family efflux transporter produces MDKSKELGREKIYKLLLKFFIPAIIGTLVNALYNIVDRIYIGQGVGSLALAGLSVAFPIMVITSGFGMLIGMGGGVITSISLGKKDKEKAEKILGNTFSLLCIISLLVSILALIIKNPILKSFGASENTITYANSYLSIILFGTIFQNVGYGMNNIIRSEGNAKIAMFTMIIGAIFNIILDPIFIFIFHMGVKGAAIATVLSQIANTFWVLRHFTGKNSFLKLKRKNLKLDLEIFKSIIAIGMAPFSIQVAASLVNIVFNKELMIYGGDLAVGAMGIINSITMLIIMSIISVTQASQPIVGYNYGSMQFDRVKETIKVAAIGATIIALIGFIGVEFFPKYLIGIFNRKDEELLRIGVSGIRINLFALPIIGFQIVGSNYFQAVGKAKVAIILSLLRQVIVLIPLLIILPKIFNLNINGVWLACPISDIMSFIITTICVIKGMRDLDKQVIKNSEVSL; encoded by the coding sequence ATGGATAAGTCAAAAGAACTTGGGAGAGAAAAAATATACAAACTATTATTGAAATTTTTTATTCCAGCTATAATTGGAACGTTAGTTAATGCCCTTTATAATATTGTTGATAGAATTTATATTGGACAAGGTGTGGGTTCTTTAGCACTTGCAGGATTAAGTGTAGCATTTCCCATTATGGTTATAACATCTGGCTTTGGAATGCTTATAGGAATGGGTGGAGGAGTTATTACATCTATAAGTTTAGGTAAAAAAGATAAGGAGAAAGCGGAAAAAATATTGGGAAATACTTTTAGTTTATTATGCATAATTTCCCTTTTAGTTAGTATTTTGGCTTTAATTATAAAGAATCCTATATTAAAATCTTTTGGAGCTAGTGAGAATACTATAACTTATGCAAATTCTTATTTATCTATAATATTGTTTGGAACTATATTTCAAAATGTTGGTTATGGAATGAATAATATAATACGTTCAGAAGGAAATGCTAAAATTGCTATGTTTACTATGATTATTGGAGCTATATTTAACATAATATTGGATCCAATATTTATATTTATATTCCATATGGGAGTAAAAGGAGCTGCTATTGCAACAGTTTTATCTCAAATTGCTAATACGTTTTGGGTATTAAGGCATTTTACAGGCAAAAATAGTTTTTTAAAACTTAAAAGAAAGAATTTAAAATTGGATTTAGAAATTTTTAAATCAATTATTGCAATAGGGATGGCACCTTTTTCTATTCAGGTAGCAGCAAGTCTTGTTAATATAGTTTTTAATAAGGAATTAATGATTTATGGTGGAGATTTAGCTGTTGGTGCTATGGGAATAATTAATAGTATAACAATGCTTATAATAATGTCTATAATATCTGTAACACAAGCATCGCAACCTATAGTTGGATATAATTATGGTTCTATGCAATTTGATAGGGTAAAGGAAACCATAAAAGTTGCTGCAATTGGTGCTACAATTATTGCTTTAATAGGTTTTATAGGAGTTGAGTTTTTCCCAAAATATTTAATTGGAATCTTTAATAGAAAAGATGAGGAGCTTCTTAGAATAGGGGTATCTGGCATAAGAATTAATTTATTTGCGTTACCTATAATAGGATTTCAAATAGTTGGTTCTAACTATTTTCAAGCTGTTGGAAAAGCTAAAGTAGCTATTATTTTATCATTACTTAGACAGGTAATAGTATTAATACCATTACTTATAATATTACCGAAAATATTTAACCTTAATATAAATGGTGTTTGGTTAGCATGTCCTATATCGGATATTATGTCTTTTATAATTACTACTATATGTGTTATAAAAGGAATGAGAGATCTGGATAAACAAGTTATAAAAAATAGTGAAGTTTCATTATAA
- a CDS encoding HelD family protein: MKNKELEKEIQKELDFEMEKQRVEETVDIIKKEIRNYIDKRTKLTNHLIDARKKAVEEYKDDEDKLIEFFDHEKFVAEESFKAIDRRFKELNILQPSPYFGKVNFVEKEFNEKEDIYIGRFGITDENAYEPIVVDWRAPIASLFYAGKLGEAKYDAPMGEVCVDILEKRQFIIKREQLLGMFDSELDVKDEILQMVLSKKAGEKLKDIIMTIQQEQDNIIRQPREKTLIVDGVAGSGKTTIALHRVAYLLYNYRKILQDKVLILGPNNIFMEYISTVLPSLGEIGVRQQTFKEFALEILELRDVMDFKEYMENVVDKDEDFVKDILFKTSEKYIHELDKFIDVLNKKYFNIEDLYFNKEIIVEKDAIQELFKYYSSMPLFRRSAKIKRILFSKIRDVRDEKIREIEEWYNKSITSLNMEERNLQEGHLSYKRKLKIRETIKNVIQAKKTLSWLDNETCTELYNGFNRNKKLTIDDLAPILYLKIKLEGLKLSDEIKHVVIDEAQDYSLLQFRVIKELTNCSGYTIVGDKNQRLIPFIGEVPMDNMDKVFDNIKEFKLNKSYRSTKEIMEYANKYLIGDRIVPIVRSGKNVVEKEFNNHKEVVKEIDNTIHNLRKEGFDSIAIVCKNLKQAKVIDSLMNKATNVKILDRENIVYNKGEVIIPSYFAKGLEFDAVIMVTNDYTQGLEDKMMYVMATRALHELYVYKIK; this comes from the coding sequence TTGAAGAATAAAGAATTGGAAAAAGAAATTCAAAAAGAATTAGATTTTGAAATGGAAAAGCAAAGAGTTGAAGAAACTGTTGATATAATAAAAAAAGAGATTAGAAATTATATAGATAAGAGAACTAAGCTTACAAATCATTTAATTGATGCTAGAAAAAAGGCTGTAGAAGAATATAAGGATGATGAAGATAAACTTATAGAGTTCTTTGATCATGAAAAGTTTGTAGCTGAGGAAAGTTTTAAGGCTATAGATAGGAGATTTAAAGAACTTAATATTCTTCAACCTTCCCCTTATTTTGGAAAAGTTAATTTTGTAGAAAAAGAATTTAACGAAAAAGAAGATATATATATAGGAAGATTTGGAATTACAGATGAAAATGCTTATGAGCCAATAGTAGTAGATTGGAGAGCTCCAATTGCATCTCTATTTTATGCTGGAAAATTAGGAGAAGCAAAATATGATGCACCAATGGGGGAAGTTTGTGTAGATATTTTAGAAAAAAGACAGTTTATAATAAAAAGAGAACAGCTTCTTGGGATGTTTGATTCTGAATTAGATGTAAAAGATGAAATTCTTCAAATGGTTTTAAGTAAGAAAGCAGGAGAAAAGCTTAAAGATATAATAATGACAATTCAGCAAGAACAGGATAATATAATAAGACAGCCCAGAGAAAAAACATTAATAGTTGATGGTGTAGCTGGAAGTGGTAAAACTACTATAGCTCTTCATAGAGTAGCATATTTATTATATAACTATAGAAAGATATTGCAAGATAAAGTTCTTATTTTAGGACCTAATAATATATTTATGGAGTATATTTCAACAGTACTTCCAAGCTTAGGTGAAATCGGAGTAAGACAACAAACATTTAAAGAATTTGCATTAGAAATTTTAGAATTAAGAGATGTAATGGATTTTAAAGAATATATGGAAAATGTTGTGGATAAGGACGAAGATTTTGTAAAAGATATTTTATTTAAGACTTCAGAGAAATATATACATGAATTAGATAAATTTATAGATGTTTTAAATAAAAAATATTTCAATATTGAAGATTTATATTTTAATAAAGAAATTATTGTTGAAAAAGATGCTATACAAGAATTATTTAAATACTATAGTTCTATGCCTTTATTCAGAAGAAGTGCAAAAATAAAAAGAATTTTATTTTCAAAAATTAGAGATGTAAGAGATGAAAAAATAAGAGAAATAGAAGAGTGGTATAATAAATCTATAACTAGTTTAAATATGGAGGAAAGAAATTTACAAGAAGGCCATCTATCATATAAAAGAAAGTTAAAAATAAGAGAAACAATAAAAAATGTAATCCAGGCTAAAAAAACATTAAGTTGGTTAGATAATGAAACTTGTACTGAGTTATACAATGGATTCAATAGAAATAAAAAGCTTACAATAGATGATTTAGCTCCAATTTTATATTTAAAAATAAAGTTGGAAGGATTAAAATTAAGTGATGAGATAAAGCATGTAGTTATAGATGAAGCTCAAGATTATAGTTTACTTCAGTTTAGAGTAATTAAGGAATTAACTAATTGCAGTGGATATACTATAGTTGGAGATAAAAATCAGAGGCTTATTCCTTTTATAGGAGAGGTTCCTATGGATAATATGGATAAAGTTTTTGACAATATAAAAGAATTTAAGTTAAATAAAAGTTACAGATCTACTAAAGAAATTATGGAGTATGCTAACAAATATTTAATAGGGGATAGAATAGTTCCTATAGTTAGAAGTGGGAAAAATGTTGTTGAAAAAGAATTTAATAATCATAAGGAAGTAGTAAAAGAGATTGATAATACTATTCATAATCTTAGAAAAGAAGGGTTTGATAGTATAGCTATAGTATGTAAAAATCTTAAACAAGCTAAAGTTATTGATTCTTTAATGAATAAAGCCACAAATGTAAAAATATTAGACAGAGAAAATATTGTGTATAATAAAGGAGAAGTTATTATACCTTCATACTTTGCAAAAGGTTTAGAATTTGATGCTGTAATAATGGTTACTAATGATTATACTCAAGGATTAGAAGATAAAATGATGTATGTTATGGCAACAAGAGCACTGCATGAGTTATATGTTTATAAAATAAAATAG